In Methanobacterium sp., a single window of DNA contains:
- a CDS encoding GTP-binding protein — protein MALEDRIKQIEDEIKKTPYNKATSHHIGKLKAKLSKLKEESLQRSSKGTKGKGFHVKKSGDSTVVLVGFPSVGKSTLLNDLTSAESKIGEYEFTTLEIIPGIMEYEGAKIQIFDIPGIITGASKGKGRGREILSVARNADLILIVLDVFNLQHVDIIVEELRNIGIRPNEERPDVTVKQKKLGGLNISSTLELTNIDEKTIRSVLNEYGIHSADVLIRDDVTVDQFIDSLDVSCKYIPTLKVINKIDLADAGYLKEIQSRMQEAILISANKQINVEELKRKIFDKLALIRVYLKPQGKKADYEEPLIVRKGSTVKDVANRLHRDFVRNFRHAKIWGTSVKFEGQKVGLDHVLNDSDVLRIIIKK, from the coding sequence ATGGCTCTTGAAGATAGAATTAAGCAAATTGAAGACGAAATTAAAAAAACACCCTATAATAAAGCCACTTCACACCATATAGGTAAACTTAAAGCTAAATTATCAAAGCTAAAAGAAGAATCCCTTCAAAGAAGCAGTAAAGGAACTAAAGGAAAGGGTTTTCACGTTAAAAAAAGTGGGGATTCCACAGTTGTACTGGTGGGGTTTCCTTCAGTTGGAAAATCAACGCTTTTAAACGACCTCACCAGTGCAGAATCAAAGATTGGAGAATATGAATTTACAACTCTTGAAATAATTCCAGGAATTATGGAGTATGAAGGTGCAAAAATTCAGATATTTGATATTCCAGGGATAATTACAGGTGCTTCTAAAGGGAAAGGAAGAGGAAGAGAAATTTTATCAGTTGCAAGAAATGCTGACCTGATTTTAATTGTTCTTGATGTATTCAATTTACAGCATGTTGATATTATTGTGGAAGAACTTAGAAATATAGGTATCAGGCCCAATGAAGAACGTCCTGATGTCACGGTAAAACAAAAAAAGCTTGGAGGGCTTAACATATCTTCTACCCTTGAACTAACGAATATCGATGAAAAAACAATCCGCTCTGTGTTGAATGAATATGGAATACACAGTGCTGATGTCCTTATAAGGGATGATGTGACCGTTGATCAATTTATTGATAGTTTAGATGTAAGTTGTAAGTATATTCCAACTTTAAAGGTTATAAATAAGATAGATTTAGCTGATGCAGGGTATCTAAAAGAGATTCAATCCCGGATGCAGGAGGCAATACTTATATCTGCAAATAAGCAGATCAATGTTGAGGAACTTAAAAGGAAAATATTTGATAAATTAGCGCTTATACGTGTTTATCTTAAACCTCAGGGTAAAAAAGCCGATTATGAAGAACCTCTTATTGTTAGAAAAGGATCTACAGTTAAGGATGTTGCAAATAGACTTCACCGTGATTTTGTAAGAAATTTCAGGCATGCAAAGATTTGGGGGACATCCGTAAAGTTTGAAGGACAGAAAGTAGGGCTTGATCATGTATTAAACGACAGTGATGTTTTAAGAATAATAATTAAAAAGTAA
- a CDS encoding translation initiation factor IF-6 — translation MIRRANLNGNPNLGVAISATDKIAIVPSNLQEALEHLIADTLKVSVIKTPISGSNLAGALAAGNSNGIVVSPYALDGEIESIKEFEVEVERIPDKFTAVGNIVLANDFGAVVNPLLSGESLKVISDVLDVEVERGNIANFKITGSVAVATNKGILTHPSATEDELALLEDVLKTPADIGTVNKGIKLVGACTVANSNGVIVGLDTTGPELARIEEALGFLEGYE, via the coding sequence ATGATTAGAAGAGCAAATTTAAATGGGAACCCCAATCTTGGAGTTGCAATTTCTGCAACCGATAAAATTGCAATAGTTCCTTCAAATTTACAAGAGGCGTTGGAACACTTGATAGCAGATACTCTAAAAGTTTCTGTAATCAAAACACCAATTAGTGGGAGCAATTTAGCCGGGGCACTTGCTGCTGGAAATTCAAATGGAATTGTAGTATCACCTTACGCCCTTGATGGGGAAATAGAAAGTATTAAAGAGTTTGAAGTGGAAGTTGAAAGAATTCCTGATAAATTCACAGCTGTGGGTAATATTGTGCTTGCAAATGATTTTGGAGCAGTTGTAAATCCACTGCTTTCTGGTGAATCCCTTAAAGTAATCAGTGATGTTTTAGACGTTGAAGTAGAGCGAGGAAATATAGCTAACTTCAAAATCACAGGATCTGTGGCTGTAGCCACGAATAAAGGGATATTAACACATCCTTCTGCAACTGAAGACGAACTTGCATTGTTAGAAGATGTATTAAAAACTCCTGCAGATATTGGAACTGTAAATAAAGGTATTAAACTTGTTGGCGCATGCACAGTGGCGAATTCCAACGGTGTTATTGTGGGGCTTGACACAACAGGCCCAGAACTTGCAAGAATTGAAGAAGCATTAGGTTTTCTTGAGGGATATGAATGA
- the rpl18a gene encoding 50S ribosomal protein L18Ae codes for MKTKIFRIQGKFMMGNSLKPFTKELKAINEEHIREKIYSDFGSKHGIKRNKIIIEEIKEISKDEVQDSVVKALI; via the coding sequence ATGAAAACAAAAATATTTAGAATTCAAGGTAAATTTATGATGGGAAATAGCTTAAAACCTTTTACTAAGGAGTTAAAAGCTATAAACGAAGAACATATACGCGAAAAGATTTATTCGGACTTTGGAAGTAAACATGGAATTAAAAGAAACAAAATAATCATAGAAGAAATTAAAGAAATCTCCAAAGACGAAGTACAGGACTCTGTAGTTAAAGCACTGATCTGA
- a CDS encoding type II toxin-antitoxin system HicB family antitoxin — protein MEKLHLPIIVEMDEDGYYIVSCPLFKGCHSYGETIDEALENIKEVIEMCLEETKVEELNKFVGFRELEIVQNA, from the coding sequence ATGGAAAAACTACATCTACCAATAATTGTTGAGATGGACGAGGATGGATATTACATCGTAAGTTGTCCGCTATTTAAAGGCTGTCATTCTTACGGTGAAACCATAGATGAGGCATTAGAGAATATAAAGGAAGTCATAGAAATGTGCCTTGAGGAGACAAAGGTCGAGGAGCTTAACAAGTTTGTAGGGTTTAGGGAACTGGAGATAGTTCAGAATGCATAA
- a CDS encoding type II toxin-antitoxin system HicA family toxin, whose amino-acid sequence MHKLPVIKGRELVKFLESIGFRVIRTKGSHVRLRSKDGRVTTVPVHGNKDIPKGLLRKIIREDLEISLDEFSGSYSKYKKTKTY is encoded by the coding sequence ATGCATAAACTTCCTGTAATCAAAGGCAGAGAACTTGTAAAGTTTTTGGAATCCATAGGCTTCAGAGTTATCAGAACAAAAGGTTCTCATGTAAGATTGAGATCAAAGGACGGAAGGGTAACTACCGTCCCTGTACATGGAAACAAGGATATACCTAAGGGTCTTTTGCGTAAAATAATTAGAGAAGACTTGGAAATAAGTTTAGATGAGTTTTCAGGGTCATACTCAAAGTATAAAAAGACAAAAACATATTGA
- the pfdA gene encoding prefoldin subunit alpha, with protein MDDRQKLEQMVNEINMYQSQLDILKQQIETVKASLSELTSAEETLNSMEGKEGTETFVPIGAGSFIITELKSTDKVIMGLGAGAAAKRNIGEAKEGISSQKKELEELMNKMSGDIQKLTDFIVRKSPEAEAMLRKLEAGEAGQQ; from the coding sequence ATGGATGATAGGCAAAAGCTCGAACAGATGGTAAATGAAATAAACATGTACCAGAGCCAGCTGGACATTTTAAAACAGCAAATAGAAACAGTTAAAGCTTCACTATCTGAATTAACATCTGCTGAAGAGACTTTAAATTCAATGGAAGGAAAAGAAGGTACTGAAACATTTGTACCAATCGGAGCAGGTTCTTTCATCATTACCGAGCTTAAAAGTACCGACAAGGTCATAATGGGTCTTGGGGCTGGCGCAGCTGCTAAAAGAAACATCGGTGAAGCTAAAGAAGGCATATCTTCACAGAAAAAAGAGTTAGAGGAGCTCATGAATAAAATGAGTGGAGATATACAGAAATTAACCGACTTCATTGTAAGAAAAAGCCCGGAAGCAGAAGCAATGCTTAGGAAACTTGAAGCTGGAGAAGCAGGACAACAATGA
- a CDS encoding YhbY family RNA-binding protein, which translates to MTSPKKELMNRSLQAITINIGKSGINENVIDEIKRQLKAHEVIKLKFAKNISSEKQNYINTVIEKSNSKLIDLRGNVAVIFKKK; encoded by the coding sequence ATTACATCACCAAAAAAGGAATTAATGAATAGATCACTTCAGGCAATCACCATAAATATTGGAAAGTCTGGAATAAATGAAAACGTTATAGATGAAATAAAAAGACAGCTTAAAGCTCATGAAGTAATAAAATTAAAATTTGCAAAAAATATATCTTCAGAAAAACAAAATTATATAAATACCGTAATTGAAAAATCTAACTCTAAACTCATTGATTTAAGAGGAAATGTCGCTGTTATATTTAAAAAGAAGTAA
- a CDS encoding 30S ribosomal protein S19e — translation MTTVYDVPADLLIGNVAKELIENKKINPPEWAKFVKTGVHKERRPEDMNWWYTRCASILRRVYINGPVGLNSLRSYYGGKKDNGSSPEKFRKGSGSIIRTALHQLEDAGYIVKIKEGRIVTPEGKSFLDKASNIAKKEVPELANY, via the coding sequence ATGACTACAGTTTATGATGTACCTGCAGATTTGCTGATAGGTAATGTTGCAAAAGAATTAATTGAAAATAAGAAAATAAACCCGCCTGAATGGGCAAAATTCGTTAAAACAGGAGTCCACAAGGAAAGAAGACCAGAAGATATGAACTGGTGGTACACAAGATGCGCATCCATCTTAAGAAGGGTGTACATTAACGGTCCTGTTGGATTGAACAGTTTAAGATCATACTACGGTGGAAAAAAGGATAATGGTTCCAGCCCTGAGAAATTTCGTAAAGGAAGCGGTTCAATAATAAGAACAGCACTCCATCAACTTGAAGATGCAGGGTACATTGTAAAAATTAAAGAGGGAAGAATTGTAACTCCTGAAGGTAAATCTTTCCTTGATAAAGCATCAAATATTGCTAAAAAAGAAGTTCCAGAACTTGCTAACTATTAA
- a CDS encoding sulfide-dependent adenosine diphosphate thiazole synthase, which yields MKLDDVVISKAIIQSFMEDFIDYTDIDVAIGGGGPAGLTAGYYLAKAGLKVALFERKLSIGGGMWGGGMMFNKIVVQEESRRILDEFGIRTQRYEEDYYIADSVESVSTLCSKATQAGLKVFNLMSIEDVMVQEGGDISGLVLNWSAVEIGGLHVDPLTIRTKAVIDTTGHDCEVVKVVQRKVGPKLNTETGKILGEKPMWAEVGEKALIDNTKEVYPGLYVAGMAANAVYGSPRMGPIFGGMLLSGEKIAQILIEKLK from the coding sequence ATGAAACTTGATGATGTAGTGATATCAAAAGCAATAATTCAAAGTTTTATGGAAGATTTTATTGATTATACTGATATTGATGTGGCAATAGGTGGAGGAGGTCCTGCTGGACTTACAGCTGGTTACTACCTTGCTAAAGCAGGTCTTAAAGTAGCTTTATTTGAAAGAAAATTAAGCATCGGCGGCGGTATGTGGGGCGGCGGTATGATGTTCAACAAAATAGTCGTCCAAGAAGAAAGCAGAAGAATTCTCGACGAATTTGGAATAAGAACCCAGAGATACGAAGAAGATTATTACATAGCTGATTCTGTAGAGTCTGTTTCAACATTGTGTTCTAAAGCTACTCAGGCAGGGCTTAAAGTATTCAACCTCATGAGTATTGAGGATGTAATGGTTCAGGAAGGCGGAGATATCAGTGGACTTGTTTTAAACTGGAGCGCAGTTGAGATAGGGGGATTGCATGTTGATCCATTAACCATAAGAACAAAGGCCGTTATTGATACCACTGGACACGACTGTGAAGTTGTAAAGGTTGTACAAAGGAAAGTAGGGCCAAAATTAAATACAGAAACTGGAAAAATCCTTGGTGAAAAACCGATGTGGGCTGAAGTTGGAGAAAAAGCTCTTATAGATAATACTAAAGAGGTATATCCTGGTCTATATGTTGCAGGAATGGCTGCAAACGCTGTTTATGGATCTCCACGAATGGGCCCAATATTCGGCGGAATGCTGTTATCTGGTGAAAAAATAGCTCAAATATTAATTGAAAAATTAAAATAA
- a CDS encoding DNA-binding protein, with amino-acid sequence MSDIEELRRKRMQELQQQVAAQQAASQEQEQAQKQLEAQKRQAMMQILTPEARGRLANLRLTRPEMVEQIELQLIQLAQMGRVKSKITDDQLKQLLKNLAGQRREMKITRK; translated from the coding sequence TTGAGCGATATTGAAGAATTAAGACGAAAAAGAATGCAAGAGCTACAGCAGCAGGTCGCAGCACAGCAAGCAGCATCACAGGAACAGGAACAGGCTCAAAAGCAATTAGAAGCTCAAAAAAGACAGGCTATGATGCAGATACTAACTCCTGAAGCCAGAGGTAGACTTGCAAACCTCAGATTGACCCGACCAGAAATGGTTGAGCAGATTGAACTTCAACTTATTCAACTTGCCCAGATGGGCCGGGTTAAATCAAAAATAACTGATGATCAGTTGAAACAACTTCTTAAAAATCTCGCAGGCCAAAGAAGAGAGATGAAAATAACAAGAAAATGA
- a CDS encoding ribonuclease P protein component 4, which produces MRRGRRPKWMLKIARERIDVLFKLAEESFEKHPERSDRYVEMARNIATKYNIRMPRIWKRRFCKNCNKFLKPGSNCQIRLRDSCVAIKCLNCGNVVNIPYTKERKEKRRKTIEYYITKKGINE; this is translated from the coding sequence TTGAGAAGGGGAAGAAGGCCAAAATGGATGTTAAAGATAGCAAGAGAGAGGATTGATGTTCTCTTTAAACTTGCAGAAGAATCCTTCGAAAAACACCCTGAAAGGTCAGATCGCTATGTGGAAATGGCAAGAAATATCGCCACCAAATATAATATAAGAATGCCCCGAATCTGGAAGAGGAGATTCTGTAAAAACTGTAATAAATTCCTGAAACCTGGGAGTAACTGCCAGATCAGGTTAAGGGATTCATGCGTTGCTATAAAATGTCTTAACTGTGGAAATGTAGTGAACATTCCCTATACAAAGGAAAGGAAAGAGAAAAGGAGGAAAACTATTGAATATTACATCACCAAAAAAGGAATTAATGAATAG
- a CDS encoding adenylate kinase family protein, giving the protein MIILITGTPGVGKTTVSRILKKKLNACLICINELVDEKHLYTGIDEEKGYKIVDLDLLFNELDNITRKIDKSGYIIIEGHLSHFYENSDIVIVLRANPYVLRDRMEVKKWGEAKINENIEAEVVGVCSYEAYEIHGKKAREIDTSDISPQKVSDLIIDAVNGNKEFPIGNVDYLEYLTNFNNV; this is encoded by the coding sequence ATGATAATTCTAATTACTGGAACGCCGGGTGTTGGAAAAACAACCGTTTCAAGGATACTTAAAAAAAAATTAAACGCATGTTTAATATGTATCAATGAACTGGTTGATGAAAAACACCTTTACACAGGTATCGATGAAGAAAAAGGATACAAAATAGTGGATCTGGATCTGCTCTTTAATGAACTGGACAATATAACCCGAAAAATTGATAAATCAGGTTATATTATTATTGAAGGGCACCTTTCCCATTTTTATGAAAATTCAGACATAGTTATTGTTTTAAGAGCTAATCCCTATGTTTTAAGGGACCGTATGGAGGTTAAGAAATGGGGGGAGGCCAAGATAAATGAAAATATTGAAGCTGAAGTTGTTGGTGTTTGTTCATATGAAGCCTATGAAATTCATGGCAAAAAAGCTCGTGAAATAGATACAAGTGATATTTCTCCCCAAAAAGTTTCTGATTTGATAATTGATGCTGTAAATGGTAATAAGGAGTTTCCTATTGGTAATGTGGATTATCTTGAATATTTAACCAATTTTAATAATGTTTAA
- a CDS encoding 50S ribosomal protein L31e, with amino-acid sequence MERVYVIPLKEVKNVPRTIRSPRAVRYVKEFIKRHMKTDDVKIDASLNEKIWERGIQKIPPKIKVKAIKDEDGTVAVTLVE; translated from the coding sequence ATGGAAAGGGTCTATGTTATACCATTAAAAGAAGTAAAAAATGTTCCAAGGACTATCAGGTCTCCAAGAGCAGTTCGTTACGTGAAAGAATTCATAAAAAGACATATGAAAACAGATGATGTTAAAATTGATGCATCTCTTAACGAAAAAATATGGGAAAGAGGAATCCAGAAAATACCTCCAAAGATTAAAGTTAAAGCCATTAAAGATGAAGACGGTACAGTTGCAGTCACCTTAGTAGAATAG
- a CDS encoding 50S ribosomal protein L39e, which translates to MSRNRPLAKKLRLAKANRQSRSVPVWVRIKTSRKVMSHPKARRHWRRNSLKV; encoded by the coding sequence ATGAGTAGAAACAGACCATTAGCTAAAAAATTAAGGCTTGCTAAAGCCAACAGGCAAAGTAGGAGCGTACCGGTGTGGGTACGGATTAAAACCAGTAGAAAAGTAATGAGCCATCCGAAGGCCAGAAGACACTGGAGAAGAAACAGTTTAAAAGTGTAG